In Polynucleobacter sp. MWH-S4W17, a genomic segment contains:
- a CDS encoding glycosyltransferase family 39 protein: protein MRQQSPSSWAAICVLIAAVVHLALGFSIEFSVDEAHYALYAQHLAWSYFDHPPLVGWIQWPLVTLTSSEGIIRLIPELLWILSCYLVYEVTVEVHHFIRGRNAGYLTSALPSTNLCGLMAVLTVIAAPMLHILAIGLLPDTLLAPLSLGLMWMALRWLSKDQFSIGDWIITGVLLGLAGLSKYTAAFTALALLLVFLSTPRKPWITKVGFWIATLSALLLITPVVYWNWANDWISFKYQLAHGGGGEWLWRRLGAYIGIQILVFGPLFILGSVVFLKDCMHATKLSLLALFGFFLIPFAIFVSLSGGGGLPHWTSPAWFCLAPFAGIGLAKAWATQHRYWIRILFFVQIALCCIGFGYVLSGGISSASVKSNPIADLYGWKVAGQKAAGLAKATKADGIAVQNWTLGSRAAWYASPIPVYVLDQRRDQFDLWFGDVPKGANVLLINWSGMSYPLPIGNKSAFQTCEPLDSLEIVRFGRVLSKFDFSLCSHWQGPAQAE from the coding sequence ATGCGCCAACAATCACCTTCCAGCTGGGCTGCAATCTGCGTCCTTATTGCCGCGGTAGTGCACCTGGCTCTGGGCTTTTCAATAGAGTTTTCAGTTGATGAGGCCCACTATGCGCTATATGCCCAACATTTAGCCTGGAGTTATTTTGATCACCCACCGTTGGTGGGTTGGATTCAGTGGCCCTTAGTGACGCTCACCTCTTCAGAAGGCATTATTCGTCTCATTCCAGAGTTGTTGTGGATTCTCTCTTGTTACTTAGTTTATGAAGTTACGGTTGAGGTGCATCACTTTATTCGTGGGCGCAACGCTGGCTATCTCACCAGTGCACTGCCATCAACAAACTTATGTGGACTAATGGCAGTCTTGACAGTTATCGCTGCACCCATGTTGCACATTCTGGCGATCGGTTTACTACCGGATACTTTACTTGCGCCATTAAGTCTTGGTCTGATGTGGATGGCTTTACGGTGGTTAAGTAAAGACCAATTTAGCATTGGCGATTGGATTATTACTGGCGTTTTGTTAGGCCTAGCTGGCTTAAGTAAATACACGGCCGCTTTTACTGCGCTTGCGTTGCTGTTGGTATTTTTGAGTACGCCAAGAAAACCATGGATCACCAAAGTAGGTTTTTGGATTGCCACACTAAGCGCTCTACTCCTGATCACCCCCGTCGTGTATTGGAATTGGGCTAACGATTGGATTTCATTCAAATATCAACTTGCCCATGGTGGCGGTGGAGAATGGCTCTGGCGCAGGCTAGGCGCTTATATCGGCATTCAAATACTAGTCTTTGGTCCTCTTTTCATCTTGGGATCTGTTGTGTTTTTAAAAGACTGCATGCACGCTACAAAACTGTCATTGCTTGCGCTCTTCGGATTCTTTTTGATTCCATTTGCAATTTTTGTCAGCCTCTCTGGCGGAGGTGGACTTCCTCACTGGACTTCGCCTGCTTGGTTCTGTCTCGCACCATTTGCCGGAATTGGCTTAGCAAAAGCTTGGGCTACACAACATCGTTACTGGATTCGTATTTTATTTTTTGTTCAAATTGCTTTATGTTGCATCGGCTTTGGATACGTATTGTCAGGCGGTATTAGTTCGGCCTCAGTCAAGTCCAATCCAATTGCGGATTTGTATGGCTGGAAAGTGGCGGGTCAAAAGGCAGCAGGCCTTGCTAAGGCCACTAAAGCCGATGGCATTGCTGTTCAAAACTGGACCTTAGGAAGTCGAGCTGCTTGGTATGCTTCACCTATACCAGTTTATGTTTTAGACCAGAGACGGGATCAGTTTGATCTCTGGTTTGGGGATGTGCCAAAGGGGGCAAATGTACTCCTGATTAACTGGTCTGGAATGTCATACCCTCTGCCTATAGGCAATAAATCTGCATTTCAAACCTGCGAGCCCTTGGATAGCCTAGAAATCGTACGATTTGGCCGAGTTCTATCTAAATTTGACTTTAGCCTTTGCAGTCATTGGCAAGGCCCTGCCCAAGCGGAGTAA
- a CDS encoding DUF3047 domain-containing protein, producing the protein MLKQVLSLLILGAVVFLTGCAGLGGESVQNEAGQAFNVDQLPAQEELPKFSAETARAGMPNGWNFYRIAPFKKNTVYRLENYQGRTVLSANSKTSASGLAVKLRPRQVNNLWLQWEWKAISSIVNADNTDAYADDAPLRILVAFDGNKSKLPLKEKMTFEMANLISGQEMPYATLMYIWSGKSPVDTIIPNAHTSRIKMIVVDSGWDNLDQWHKHQRDLAADYKRAYGESPGQIIGIALLTDTDNTKSETRAYYGDIELIRKTQK; encoded by the coding sequence ATGCTCAAGCAAGTCCTTTCACTTTTAATCCTTGGTGCAGTCGTATTTTTGACTGGCTGTGCTGGGCTGGGCGGAGAATCTGTGCAAAACGAGGCAGGACAGGCATTTAATGTGGATCAATTGCCGGCGCAAGAAGAGCTACCCAAATTCTCTGCTGAAACTGCGCGTGCTGGCATGCCCAATGGTTGGAACTTTTACCGCATAGCACCCTTTAAAAAGAATACGGTATATCGCCTGGAAAACTATCAAGGCAGAACAGTCTTGAGCGCAAATTCCAAAACATCTGCCTCCGGATTGGCTGTGAAGTTACGCCCTCGTCAGGTCAATAATTTGTGGCTGCAGTGGGAATGGAAGGCAATCAGTTCAATCGTCAATGCTGATAATACTGATGCTTACGCAGATGATGCTCCGCTGCGTATCTTGGTTGCATTTGATGGCAATAAGTCAAAGTTACCTTTAAAAGAAAAAATGACTTTTGAAATGGCCAATCTGATTAGTGGCCAAGAAATGCCGTATGCCACATTGATGTATATCTGGTCTGGAAAATCCCCTGTGGATACCATCATTCCAAATGCGCATACCTCTCGCATCAAAATGATTGTGGTGGATTCTGGTTGGGATAATTTGGATCAGTGGCACAAGCATCAACGTGATTTAGCGGCTGACTATAAGCGTGCTTACGGTGAAAGTCCCGGCCAAATCATCGGTATCGCCTTATTGACTGATACAGACAATACCAAATCAGAAACGCGTGCTTATTACGGTGATATTGAACTTATTCGCAAGACTCAAAAATAA
- a CDS encoding cation-translocating P-type ATPase: protein MVPQKDTHSELFTLDIGGMTCASCVGRVEKALDKIPGVEAASVNLATEQAKIRVNADSGVKIDEVIALVQKTGYEAKISAPHAIPELAPSKLFWGADGLGRVILGFCLSAPLFLPMLLMPFGIHWSLSSTWQLLLATPVQFFLGWRFYKAGFKSLMSGVGNMDLLVALGTSAAYGLSVYQMIASPHASHELYFEGSAVIICMVMLGKWLEARAKQQTSEAIRALQKLWPEHAKVIDRNIVINENSALDQFRDLPLDQVFPKDRVLVLPGERIPVDGIILLGNSHIDESLLTGESDPVKKHLGEKVIGGSLNGEGLLVIEAQAVGVESVLSKIISLVEDAQTQKAPIQKLVDKVSAIFVPSVIGIAFITGLANWFYLDSASVAILRAVSVLVIACPCALGLATPAAIMAGTGVAARFGILIKDPQVLELAHRLNVVAFDKTGTLTIGKPRLLEIIPFGDSYAVDDILASAAGLQLGSEHPLAKALLDAAKQRGLNPITPTDSKALPGIGISGRPSTGVFLGLSLNLQSIASLEDNPHYSAILAKAQACFDAGQTVSVLMSHENLSSPIAIIAFGDELKDNAEQAVASLHHLHIRAVMISGDNIAAANRVANTIGIQEVFAQIMPSNKAEIIRQLQSKDGERQFVAMVGDGVNDAPALATADVGMAMSTGTDVAMQAAGITLMRGDPTLVANAIDISKRTWKKIQQNLFWAFIFNATGIPLAALGYLSPMLAGSAMALSSFCVLSNALLLKRWRPTH from the coding sequence ATGGTTCCCCAAAAAGACACTCATTCAGAGCTATTTACTCTAGATATCGGCGGGATGACCTGTGCGTCCTGTGTTGGTAGGGTTGAAAAGGCCTTAGACAAGATTCCCGGCGTGGAAGCGGCCAGTGTGAATTTAGCAACCGAACAAGCCAAAATTCGCGTAAACGCCGATTCTGGAGTCAAAATCGATGAAGTCATCGCTCTGGTACAAAAAACAGGCTATGAAGCCAAAATCAGCGCCCCTCACGCAATTCCTGAGTTAGCCCCTTCTAAATTGTTCTGGGGGGCCGATGGTCTGGGTCGCGTCATTCTAGGTTTTTGTCTTTCAGCCCCACTCTTTTTACCAATGCTCCTCATGCCTTTTGGCATTCACTGGTCACTTTCATCGACATGGCAACTATTACTTGCAACTCCAGTGCAATTCTTTTTAGGTTGGCGTTTTTATAAAGCGGGCTTCAAATCTCTGATGTCGGGTGTTGGCAATATGGATTTATTAGTCGCACTCGGCACGAGTGCAGCCTATGGATTAAGCGTGTATCAAATGATTGCATCGCCCCATGCCAGTCACGAGCTCTATTTTGAAGGTTCAGCTGTCATTATCTGCATGGTCATGCTTGGTAAATGGTTGGAGGCCAGAGCCAAGCAGCAAACTAGTGAAGCAATACGCGCATTACAAAAGCTATGGCCGGAGCATGCCAAAGTCATCGATCGTAATATTGTTATCAACGAGAACTCTGCATTAGACCAATTTCGCGATCTTCCTTTAGATCAAGTCTTTCCAAAAGACCGAGTTTTAGTGTTGCCCGGTGAACGTATTCCGGTAGATGGAATCATCTTGCTTGGCAATAGCCATATTGATGAATCCCTCCTCACGGGAGAAAGCGACCCCGTCAAAAAGCATCTTGGTGAAAAAGTTATCGGCGGCTCTCTTAATGGGGAGGGCCTGTTGGTGATTGAGGCCCAGGCGGTAGGCGTTGAGAGCGTTCTCTCAAAAATTATTTCTTTGGTGGAAGATGCGCAAACCCAAAAAGCACCGATACAAAAATTAGTCGATAAAGTAAGTGCAATTTTTGTACCAAGCGTGATTGGGATTGCATTTATTACTGGATTAGCGAACTGGTTTTATTTAGACTCTGCATCTGTCGCCATACTGCGCGCAGTTTCAGTTCTCGTTATTGCATGTCCATGTGCATTGGGTCTTGCAACACCTGCAGCCATCATGGCAGGCACTGGCGTTGCAGCACGCTTTGGAATCCTCATTAAAGATCCGCAGGTATTAGAGTTGGCACATCGCTTAAATGTAGTGGCCTTCGATAAGACTGGCACCCTCACCATTGGCAAACCAAGACTACTAGAAATTATTCCTTTTGGTGATTCATATGCGGTTGATGACATTCTCGCGAGTGCAGCAGGTTTACAGCTTGGTAGTGAGCACCCCCTTGCAAAAGCACTGTTAGATGCTGCTAAACAAAGGGGCTTAAATCCCATCACGCCAACAGACAGCAAAGCCCTGCCCGGCATTGGTATTAGCGGTAGGCCAAGCACTGGCGTTTTTCTGGGCCTTAGTCTGAACCTACAAAGCATTGCATCGTTAGAAGACAATCCCCATTACTCCGCAATACTTGCAAAGGCGCAAGCCTGTTTTGATGCCGGTCAAACTGTTTCAGTATTAATGAGTCATGAAAATCTTTCATCACCCATTGCAATCATCGCATTTGGTGATGAGTTAAAAGATAACGCTGAACAAGCGGTTGCTTCACTACATCATCTACATATTCGAGCGGTAATGATCTCTGGTGACAATATTGCCGCTGCCAATCGTGTTGCCAACACGATTGGCATTCAAGAAGTGTTTGCACAAATTATGCCAAGTAATAAAGCGGAAATCATTCGCCAACTCCAATCAAAAGATGGTGAGCGTCAATTTGTTGCAATGGTAGGGGATGGTGTAAATGATGCCCCCGCTTTGGCAACTGCAGATGTGGGTATGGCAATGTCTACTGGCACTGATGTGGCCATGCAAGCTGCCGGCATAACCTTGATGCGAGGCGACCCCACTCTGGTAGCAAATGCTATTGATATCTCCAAGCGGACTTGGAAAAAGATTCAGCAAAATTTATTCTGGGCTTTTATCTTTAATGCTACCGGCATTCCCTTGGCCGCACTAGGATATCTTTCACCGATGTTAGCTGGTAGCGCCATGGCCTTATCGAGCTTTTGCGTTCTTAGCAACGCACTTCTACTCAAGCGTTGGCGCCCTACGCATTAA
- a CDS encoding heavy-metal-associated domain-containing protein, producing the protein MLSLKVSGMTCGGCINAVTRAVQAQDPQAKVQADLAGQTVTLETTLSAAQASQLITDAGFPVIQ; encoded by the coding sequence ATGTTGAGTTTAAAAGTATCCGGAATGACCTGTGGGGGCTGCATTAATGCCGTCACTCGGGCAGTGCAGGCTCAGGACCCTCAGGCTAAAGTTCAGGCGGATTTGGCAGGTCAGACCGTCACTCTTGAAACTACTCTATCTGCTGCGCAGGCGAGTCAGCTCATCACAGATGCCGGCTTTCCAGTCATTCAATAG
- a CDS encoding DUF47 domain-containing protein, with protein MFFSKLMPHDGNFFELFNEHASNIVSASESFLKFVEYYSDETLRAKYTQEVDKAEHACDDVVKEVHRRLHKTFITPIDRDQIFSLINTMDDVADLLQNGTEAMHLYDVKQMTPEMLQMAELCNQCCISMKNAVATLKDISDPEVAKAALKTCDEIDHLESGADRLLSTAITRLFREDIEVRELIKCQRIYELLEEVTDKCEDVANLVEGIVLENS; from the coding sequence ATGTTCTTCAGTAAGTTAATGCCTCACGATGGTAATTTCTTCGAGCTATTTAATGAGCACGCTAGCAATATCGTTTCCGCCTCCGAATCTTTTTTGAAGTTCGTTGAGTATTACAGTGATGAAACCTTGCGCGCTAAGTACACCCAAGAGGTAGATAAAGCTGAGCATGCTTGTGATGATGTTGTGAAAGAGGTGCATCGTCGTTTGCATAAGACCTTCATCACACCTATAGACCGCGACCAAATTTTTTCACTCATCAATACGATGGATGACGTAGCTGATTTATTGCAAAACGGCACTGAAGCAATGCACTTGTATGACGTGAAGCAAATGACGCCAGAGATGTTGCAAATGGCGGAGCTTTGCAATCAGTGCTGCATCAGCATGAAGAATGCTGTTGCTACATTAAAAGACATTTCTGATCCAGAAGTAGCTAAAGCAGCGTTAAAGACTTGTGATGAAATTGATCACCTGGAGTCTGGGGCTGATCGCCTGCTATCTACCGCGATTACTAGATTATTCCGTGAAGACATCGAAGTGCGTGAGCTAATTAAGTGCCAGCGTATTTATGAGTTACTCGAGGAAGTTACCGATAAATGTGAAGACGTTGCCAACTTGGTTGAAGGCATCGTTCTTGAAAACTCTTAA